In the Sebastes fasciatus isolate fSebFas1 chromosome 20, fSebFas1.pri, whole genome shotgun sequence genome, one interval contains:
- the mxra7 gene encoding matrix-remodeling-associated protein 7 isoform X2, translated as MDLTFALSALIFTLLAIVVATSLFNGSSPDFSSYFGHRGSDQPEMRLNGYLPDYSKKKKKKKTEEDDWCEISGSSHDHWDVVKSVLSEEAHPHPHTEELATPVKHSSSTSSLCVPRPGCRHMNLEVESSSKASSGTSRRSIIGLSDKDLLKCAFSYPQTEGATESPGINDKVESNDSLKYVPGKARSHHLQKMMSTEELEEEQRIHSNRDFNCLLT; from the exons ATGGATCTGACTTTTGCATTATCAGCTCTCATCTTCACGCTTCTCGCCATCGTGGTCGCTACTTCGCTATTTAACGGATCCTCGCCTGATTTCTCGAGTTATTTCGGACACAGAGGATCGGATCAACCGGAGATGAGGCTGAACGGTTATTTACCGGACTacagcaagaagaagaagaagaagaagacagaggaGGACGACTGGTGTGAGATCAGTGGCAGCTCACATGATCACTGGGATGTAGTGAAGTCTGTGCTCTCA GAGGAGGCACACCCCCACCCTCACACTGAAGAACTGGCAACACCAGTTAAGCACTCCTCCTCCACATCCAGCCTGTGCGTCCCCAGGCCTGGATGTAGGCATATGAACTTAGAGGTAGAATCGTCGTCCAAGGCCTCGTCGGGGACGAGCCGTAGGTCAATCATTGGGCTCTCTGATAAGGACCTCCTAAAGTGTGCTTTCTCATACCCCCAGACCGAAGGAGCCACAGAGAGCCCGGGGATAAACG ATAAAGTGGAATCAAATGATTCCTTGAAGTACGTCCCTGGAAAGGCGCGATCCCACCACTTGCAAAAGATGATGTCCacagaggagctggaggaggagcagag GATACACTCCAACAGAGACTTTAACTGTCTGTTAACCTGA